A genomic stretch from Dyella sp. M7H15-1 includes:
- a CDS encoding choice-of-anchor tandem repeat GloVer-containing protein — MKRHALVQPRWLALCVMNALCLGVAPLALAQSTPPVPYTLTWIPNLTGTSAGSAAGVNNAVQAIGSLRNASGTYAAFLFNNGAPAPLELTPLSGTLSSVAAGINSASTAVGTRTLSVAVSRKSSCTITHAFVYTSQMVDIGTLNNSQPCNLSAGFAINSQGQVIGSSSTGTNVHPFLISAPYTPGTMQDLGTLNGPSGLLSQASAFGINSSGQVVGTSLAGGTKTPAAHAFLTSAPYAAANMQDLGALGSGSVAVAYGVNDSGAVVGVSALKGLQGSHAFLTVSPYGAAQRQDLYTLAGQAATVSSTAYAINNANQIVGASSWSTSNPNAQHAFVYQNGAMTDLNTLMPASQLNGGVLTTAYAIDSNGDISGTGTLANGVTEGFIAAPFEITSISPNSGAANTSNLPAVTLTGDGFVGATSVNVTLGSSSTSVTNFSVSNNGTQISFVPPAEPAGSYAVTVSNASVTTNAVTYTYVMPTPLEQVLYAFKGAPNDGANPYGGLIRGASGNLYGTTAGGGDSNDGTVFELVCQSNGVGGCSAYTETVLYQFQGTAAGDGALPAAGLIRDGSGNLYGTTSGGGDNNNDGTVFELVCQSNGAGGCSGYTETVLYQFQGGNDGSEPSVGLFQDEQGNLYGTTYFGGASGFGTVFKLAPNGSGGGYTESVIYTFTGGSDGRNPYGQLIQDASGNLDGTTYYGGASDDGTVFRLAPDGLGGYTENVLYAFKGGADGSGPIAGLVGGIVASSNLYGTTYQGGASNAGTVFELAPNGSGGYTESVLYAFTGGSDGSAPIAGLIQDASGNLYSTTVFGGAYGQGTVFKLTPNGFGGYTENVLYAFTGGNDGGNPYAGALIQDGIGNLYGTTVYGGTYNDGTVFKITP, encoded by the coding sequence ATGAAACGTCATGCTTTGGTTCAACCGCGCTGGCTCGCGCTGTGTGTGATGAATGCGTTGTGTCTGGGCGTAGCGCCGCTCGCGCTGGCCCAATCCACCCCGCCAGTGCCCTACACCTTAACCTGGATTCCGAATCTGACCGGCACCAGCGCCGGTTCGGCTGCTGGCGTGAACAACGCCGTCCAAGCCATCGGCAGTCTGCGCAACGCCTCCGGCACGTATGCCGCGTTCCTGTTCAACAATGGCGCCCCCGCACCGCTCGAACTGACGCCCTTGTCGGGCACGCTCTCCAGCGTGGCGGCGGGGATCAACAGCGCCAGCACCGCGGTGGGCACGCGCACGTTATCCGTCGCGGTGTCACGCAAGTCTTCGTGCACGATCACGCATGCGTTTGTCTATACCAGCCAAATGGTGGACATAGGCACGTTGAACAACAGTCAGCCGTGCAATCTCAGTGCCGGCTTTGCCATCAATAGCCAAGGACAAGTGATCGGCTCGAGTTCGACCGGCACCAATGTGCATCCGTTTTTGATCAGCGCACCGTACACCCCCGGCACCATGCAAGACCTCGGCACCCTCAATGGCCCCTCCGGATTACTGAGCCAAGCATCGGCCTTTGGCATCAATAGCAGTGGACAAGTGGTGGGTACCAGCCTGGCCGGCGGTACGAAAACCCCGGCCGCGCACGCGTTTCTGACCTCCGCCCCGTATGCCGCGGCGAATATGCAGGATTTAGGCGCCTTGGGCAGCGGCAGTGTGGCGGTGGCGTACGGCGTCAACGACAGCGGTGCGGTGGTGGGCGTCAGTGCCTTGAAGGGTTTGCAGGGATCGCACGCGTTTCTCACCGTATCGCCGTATGGCGCCGCCCAGCGACAGGATTTGTATACGCTCGCCGGCCAGGCCGCGACGGTATCCAGTACCGCGTATGCGATCAACAATGCCAACCAGATTGTCGGCGCCAGCTCCTGGAGTACCAGCAACCCGAATGCGCAGCATGCGTTTGTGTACCAGAACGGCGCGATGACGGACCTTAACACGCTGATGCCCGCGAGCCAGCTCAACGGCGGTGTCTTGACCACCGCTTACGCGATCGACAGCAACGGCGATATCAGCGGGACCGGCACGCTCGCCAACGGGGTGACGGAAGGGTTTATCGCCGCACCGTTTGAAATCACCAGCATCAGTCCCAACAGTGGCGCAGCCAATACCAGCAATCTCCCCGCCGTCACCCTGACCGGCGATGGCTTTGTCGGGGCGACCAGCGTGAACGTGACCCTGGGTAGCAGCAGCACGTCGGTCACCAACTTCAGCGTGAGCAACAACGGCACCCAGATCAGCTTCGTCCCGCCGGCGGAGCCGGCCGGTAGCTATGCCGTGACGGTGTCCAATGCATCAGTCACCACCAACGCGGTGACGTACACGTATGTGATGCCCACGCCCCTCGAGCAGGTGCTCTATGCGTTTAAGGGCGCCCCCAACGATGGCGCCAACCCTTATGGCGGACTGATCCGAGGCGCGAGCGGCAATCTGTATGGCACGACTGCTGGCGGCGGTGACAGCAACGACGGCACGGTGTTTGAACTCGTCTGCCAAAGCAATGGCGTGGGAGGATGTAGCGCTTACACGGAAACCGTGCTCTATCAGTTCCAAGGGACGGCAGCAGGGGATGGCGCCCTGCCTGCTGCTGGACTGATCCGGGACGGGAGCGGCAATCTGTATGGCACGACCAGTGGCGGCGGTGACAACAACAACGACGGCACGGTGTTTGAACTCGTCTGCCAAAGCAATGGTGCGGGGGGATGTAGCGGTTACACGGAAACCGTGCTCTATCAGTTCCAAGGGGGGAATGATGGCTCCGAACCCAGTGTCGGATTGTTTCAAGACGAACAGGGCAATCTCTACGGCACCACATACTTCGGTGGTGCCAGTGGTTTCGGTACGGTTTTCAAACTCGCTCCCAATGGCTCGGGAGGAGGGTACACGGAAAGCGTGATCTATACGTTTACGGGAGGGAGCGATGGCCGCAATCCCTATGGGCAGCTCATCCAAGACGCGAGCGGTAATCTAGATGGCACCACATACTACGGTGGTGCTAGCGATGACGGTACGGTTTTCAGACTCGCTCCTGATGGTTTGGGAGGGTACACGGAAAACGTGCTCTATGCGTTTAAGGGAGGGGCCGATGGAAGCGGCCCCATAGCGGGACTCGTCGGAGGTATTGTTGCGAGCAGCAATCTCTATGGCACCACATACCAAGGTGGTGCTAGTAACGCCGGCACGGTTTTCGAACTCGCGCCCAATGGCTCGGGAGGGTACACGGAAAGCGTGCTCTATGCGTTTACGGGAGGCAGCGATGGAAGCGCCCCCATAGCGGGACTCATCCAGGACGCGAGCGGCAATCTATATAGCACGACCGTCTTTGGTGGCGCCTACGGCCAAGGCACGGTTTTCAAACTCACTCCCAATGGCTTTGGTGGGTACACGGAAAATGTGCTCTATGCGTTTACGGGTGGGAACGATGGCGGCAATCCCTATGCAGGAGCACTCATCCAGGACGGGATTGGCAATCTGTATGGCACGACAGTTTATGGTGGCACCTACAACGACGGCACGGTTTTTAAGATCACACCCTGA